The bacterium region CTATCAACGAAGCGCGAAGACCTTCCGAGACATAGATAACACCGACCTGGGCTCGATAGCGTTCAGCGACTACGCCTTGGCGCGTTACGGCGGTTGGTGGACGAACAAGCGGATGCCCGAGCCTGTTTCCACCGTCCAGAAGGGGATCATGCACCGGCGGGGCAGGTCGGGAATGAGAACGGCGGTGTTGCCGCATTGGAACATGATCTCGATTGACGATATCTACACCGGATCGGCCAAGGGCGAGCGGTACTTCACGATGCACGTTCTGTGCGGAGACGTGATCCTGGTTCAGCCCGGGGCCTATTCGGAGTTTCGTATCAAGGTCTCCTGATCGGGATATGCCCACCGTGTCCAGTGTCCGGGTCTCCGATGTAGCCGTGGACGTGGGCACGGGCCTTCCCACCGGTTGTTACGTCGGCCAGGTACGGTCGGTGGACGTGGCGGTGCAGGCCCTGGTCTCCTACGGCTCAATCCCTCCCGCCGAGATCGAGGATTGGTTCGTGCTCTCCTACGGGGCCACCTTCGAGTTCCGGGCCGGTTCGGGTGCCGAGCCGTGCTGGGTGCGGAGTGGCGGGCCGGTCGGGAATGCGAACGCCGAGATCGTGGTGGCTCGCCGGCGGGTTGTCTGAGACATGGAGCGCACCGCTCCTATCGAGTTCAGGGTCTCGGGTAGGAGGCTGAGCGGCGCGGCGATGACCTATGGCGTGCGCGCCACCGACCGCGCCGAGATGTTCGAGGCCGGGAGTCTCGAACCGATCCCGGGTATGCCTCTGGTGATCCAGCATGACGAGGTACGGCCTATCGCGGCTATCGGTGACGGCCTGGAGGTCACCCACACCGACACCGAGTTCCGGATCGAGACCGAACTACGGGAGGGATCGGCCGAGTTATCGCTGGTGAGGCGGAGGGCCCTGACGGGCTTTTCTGTCGGATTCGTGGCGCTCGATGAGTACCGCAACGCCCAGGGCGTGCGGGTGATCAGGCGGGCTCGCCTCCGTCATGTCGGCCTGGTCGATAAGCCGAGCTACCCGGTCGGTGTAGAGCTTCGCCAGTTCGAGGATGCATGGCTCACCGCCTCGGCGGACTACGGCCAGCGGATGCAATGCACCTGCCAAGGCGGTGGGTGCGACTCGGTGAGCTTCGATCCGGGCGCGTTCGATGGGATAGGAGAGGATCGCAGAGACCTTCTGGCAGTGGGCGGCCAGGGCTTCGCGTCGGTGCTGGGCTCACTGCGGAGGGGCTCGCTCCTGGTTGAGAAGGGCGAAGACGGGATCCGGTTCGGGCTCACCAACCGGGGAACGGAGGCGGCCCGTCAGGTTGCCGAGTCTGCTTCTGTCGCGCCGGTGTATGCGCGCCCCATCATCGACATAGAAGCGAGCGATTACACCGATGAAGGCCCGGTGCGGAGGTTCCATCGGGCGGCGGTCTCCGCCGTGCTAATCAAGGCAACGCCGAACGATCAGGGCCACCGGGCGGCCGTGGTCGATGGTGTTGACTCGGGAGAGGCGCGGAGGAGGGCCAGGAGGTCGGCGTGGCTGTAGAGCCGTGCACCTCTAAGGGATTCCCCACCGGTGGCGAGCTCGCGAGCCTTCTGGGGATCGACCTGGACAGGGCGAACGATCTGGCCGAGGTCGCGGAGGCCGTGGTGAGCGAGTACGCGCCGGATGCTCCTGGGGCGATCAAGGGAGAGGCGGCGCGGCGTGTTGCCGGATACCTCCGGGATCGCAAGCCGGGGATACGGCGGGAGTCGGTGGCGGTAGGTGACTACACGCGATCCGCCACCTTCGAGATGAGCACCGGGGCGCTGAGAGCCTCGGGAGCGATGGGGCTTCTGTCGCGCTGGAAGGTGCGGCGAGCGGGAGTGATCTGATGCTGTTCTGGTCTCGGAAGGCCAAGGTTGAGAAGCGCGAGTCGGGAGGCTCGTTCTCCGATGCGGTGGTGCGG contains the following coding sequences:
- a CDS encoding HK97 family phage prohead protease; the encoded protein is MERTAPIEFRVSGRRLSGAAMTYGVRATDRAEMFEAGSLEPIPGMPLVIQHDEVRPIAAIGDGLEVTHTDTEFRIETELREGSAELSLVRRRALTGFSVGFVALDEYRNAQGVRVIRRARLRHVGLVDKPSYPVGVELRQFEDAWLTASADYGQRMQCTCQGGGCDSVSFDPGAFDGIGEDRRDLLAVGGQGFASVLGSLRRGSLLVEKGEDGIRFGLTNRGTEAARQVAESASVAPVYARPIIDIEASDYTDEGPVRRFHRAAVSAVLIKATPNDQGHRAAVVDGVDSGEARRRARRSAWL